The Thermus oshimai DSM 12092 genome contains the following window.
TAGCGCGCCTGGGTGAGAAGGAAAGTAGGATGGGGGCATGATCGCCTTCCACCGGGTGAGCCTGGAATACCCCAGGACCGGGACCAAGGCCCTCTACAACGTGAGCCTCGAGGTCAAGAAGGGCGAGTTCGTCTACATCGTGGGGCATTCCGGGGCGGGAAAGTCCACCCTCTTAAGCCTCATCCTGCGCCGCCTCCTCCCCACCCAGGGGGCGGTGTACTTCGCCGGGCAGAACCTGAAGGCCCTAAAGGGGGACGGGGTGGCCCTCCACCGGCGCCGCATCGGCATGGTCTTCCAGGACCACCGCCTCCTCAAGGACCTGACCGTGGAGGAGAACCTGGCCTTCGTCCTCCAGGTCCAGGGGGTGCCCCGGCGGGAGTGGGAGGGGCGGATCTACACCGCGCTTCGCCGGGTGGGCCTGGCCCACAAGAAGCGGGCCTTCCCCGAGGAGCTTTCCGTGGGGGAGGCCCAGCGGGTGGCCATCGCCCGGGCCCTGCTCCTGGACCCGCCCGTCATCCTGGCGGACGAGCCCACGGGGAACCTGGACCCGGAGAACGCCCTTTCCGTCCTGGAGATCCTCAAAGCGGCCCACGCCCGGGGGGCCACGGTCCTTCTCGCCACCCACAGCCGGGAGCTCCTGGAGGCCTACCCCGCGCGGGTGGTGGTGCTGAAGGCGGGGCAGGTGGTCCGGGACGAGCGTCCCGGGGAGGGTGGTAGCATAAGGGTAAGGGAAGGCCCTCTTGGGGGCGGAAAGGAGGATTAATGAACGTCTACAAGCTCATCGGCCGCAACCTGGAGATCACCGACGCCATCCGGGAGTATGTGGAAAAGAAGCTCGCCCGCCTGGACCGCTACCAGAACGGCGAGCTCATGGCCAAGGTGGTGCTTT
Protein-coding sequences here:
- the ftsE gene encoding cell division ATP-binding protein FtsE, whose product is MIAFHRVSLEYPRTGTKALYNVSLEVKKGEFVYIVGHSGAGKSTLLSLILRRLLPTQGAVYFAGQNLKALKGDGVALHRRRIGMVFQDHRLLKDLTVEENLAFVLQVQGVPRREWEGRIYTALRRVGLAHKKRAFPEELSVGEAQRVAIARALLLDPPVILADEPTGNLDPENALSVLEILKAAHARGATVLLATHSRELLEAYPARVVVLKAGQVVRDERPGEGGSIRVREGPLGGGKED